The genomic interval ATTGCAAGCACGGAATTGACCAGAGCTGCCAATACTAACTTTGTTGATGCCCTTAACGGTAAGGCAGCTGGTATTGATATTAAAGTAAGTAGCTCTGGTGCGGGTGGTTCTACGAGGGCTGTTCTTCGGGGAAACAAATCGTTACAAGGATCAAGTGAGGCTCTTTACGTGATCGACGGTATTCCTATGGTAAACAACAAAGGAGGACAACCGGGTTCTTATGGCGGAACAGATGGTGGAGATGGTCTTTCTGCAATTAACCCTAATGATATTGAAAGTATCAGCATACTGAGAGGAGCAAATGCTTCTATCCTTTATGGTAGCCAGGGTGCCAATGGTGTTATTTTGATCACTACCAAAAAAGGTAAAGAAGGCAAAGTATCTATAGACGTCAATTCCAGTGCGGTTGTTGAACAAGTTTCAGGCCTTCCTAAATTTCAATATCGCTATGGATCTGTGGGGGGTGATTATAGCTGGACCCCGACAGGAACAGCGGTTGTTAAATCAGACTCTTATCAGAAAGATTACATTAAAGACTTCTTTCAGAATGGTACTACTTTTAACAACTCTGTATCAATCACTGGCGGGAATGCCAAAACAAGTGTTTATTTTTCCTACGGAAATGTTTCTTCTAAGGGTATAATGCCAACAAATACCTACAATAAAAATAACTTTTCGTTTAGACAAAGCACCAAATTGCTGAATGACAAGATTACAATAAGCTCCGGTGTGATCCTTTCTTCTGAAGTATCCAAGAACCGTCCGGGCGCTGGTTATTACAATAATCCGTTGACTGGTTTGTATTTATTTGCCAGAGACCGCGACTTGAATAGCTACAAAAACAATTATGCGGTTCTGGATAAGGAAAGGAACCTGGACAAAATGAATTGGTATTCAACAGAAGAGAAGCAAAATAATCCATATTGGGAGCTTAATAAGAATCCGAAACTATAGACATACAAACGACTGATAGCCAATGTAAAACTTTCCTACGACATTGTAGAGAATCTTAAACTGGACGTAAGGGCTAATATTGATTTTAATAATGTTCTGGACGACAAGCGTTATGCTGCGGCTGGTAACTCAGTGAGTGTCAGTCCGAACGGAACATGGACATACGCAAAATACAATGATCAGGCCATATATGTAGATGGAATCTTAAGCTATAATAAGAGCTTTGGTGATTTTAGTTTGAATGCCCTTGCCGGTCTTAGTTATCAGAAAAACAAATACTTCGATGGTATGGTAGTGAACAATGGTACAACATCGTTGCAGTATCCAAATGTGTATACGTTTGCAAATATGCCTTATAACGTAATTTTCAATAACCATCCCGATTATAGCAATACCATCAAGCATGGTGCATTTGCCAACTTGTCTCTTGGATTTAAGGACTTCCTCTTTTTGGATCTGGCTGGACGTAACGACTGGGCCTCTACCTTGGCACTTACAGGTAACCAGTCCTACTTTTACCCTTCTATTGGTGGATCTGCTATCATCAGCCAGATGTTTAATTTACCTCAGGCAATCTCATTACTTAAGGTGCGCGCTTCATTTTCACAAACAGCGAATGAAGTACCTTATAATAGGGTGAATCCATTAGGTACAATCGCTGGTGGTGGTGGTCCAACAGGAATAGGTGGTATCAATTATGCCACTCAAGCGCCTGACACCGACCTGAAACCTGAAAAGATTGTGGCAAATGAATATGGTGTTGAAGTTAAGTTCTTTAAAGGACGTATGGGTGCTGACTTTACTTTGTACAACGGGGTAAGTACCAATCAATTTCTTTCCCTGCCTGCACCTTCAGGATCAGGATATACTATACAATATATTAATGCCGGAAAAATCACAAACAAAGGATTTGAGCTAACCCTTAATGCAGAGCCGTTCCGTACCGATCATTTCAGCTGGAATACTACAATAAACGCCTCTCAGAACAAAAATAAGATTGTAGAATTGATCGCGTCAAATCCAGGCTATCAGGCAGGTGGCGATGATGAGGGTTTTGCATCGATCATTAAAGCAGGCGGTTCTTTCAATGACGTGTACATCTACAAATTTGCCCGGAATGATGCCGGACAGATCCTTCTTGATGCAAATGGCGTCACAAGAAAAGCAGCAATACAAGAAAAGGTGGGTAATGTTAACCCAAAGCTGCTGTTAGGATGGAATAACAACTTTAATTACCGTAACTTCTTTGCCAGTGTACTGGTTAACGGGAAATTCGGCGGTGTTGCATTCTCAAAAACAGAGGCATTTTTGGATTCATACGGTGTAAGCGAGAGAACTGCAGAGGCAAGAGATGCCGGATCTGTGGCTATTAATGCAGTGACACCTGAGGGTGCAGCGGTTACTTCCATTGATCCATATACCTACTATTCTGCCATTGGTGATAGAAATAAAATCATGGAACCGTATGTATATTCAAGAACAAATGTAAGGTTGGGACAGTTTGTGTTGGGTTATAACTTTAAAACCAAAAGTGCAAACCCTGTGTTTAAAAATGCTACGGTGTCATTCGTAGGTCGGAATTTGTTCTTCTTATACAAAAAAGCACCTTTCGATCCTGAGCAGGCAATGACTACCAGCAATGCCCTTCAGTCCACTGATGTGTTTGGTTTACCTTCTACAAGATCCTATGGGTTAAATCTGAAATTGACATTCTAAAATTTTTAAAATATTAACATGAAACATATAATTATTTTACTGGTATCCTTGATTGCATTCGCAGCGTGTACTGACAATTTTGTCGAGACAAACAGGAACCCAAATCAAATTTCGGATGAGGAACTGTTACAGGATAACAACCTTTTAGGTTCTCCTTTCTCCGTTATGATTTTTAATTTGAACGGTCACCAGATCGAAGAAGATCTGTGTGCTGACAACTGGATGGGGTATATGGGCACACCAACTGATTTTGTTGGTAATGTCAACAATACGACTTACTATATTCGCTGGAATTCGTTTTGGGGCCGGGAATATGGTAGCGTCATGGCTCCTGCTAAAAAAGTAATTGAAAATGCACAAAAATATAACTTTCCCATGTTTGCGACTTGGGCCAAGTTGGTACGTATTTTAGCCATGTCCAAGTTGACGGCAGTGCATGGTCCGATCATTTACTCCCAGTACGGTTCCACGGAAAATTCTATTCCTTACGACAAGGAGTCCGATTTATATCCACTTTTCTTTAAGCAGCTGGATTCTATTCAAACTGACCTTGGAGCGAACAAAACGTACACCGGATTCAAGAAATTTGACCCAACAATATATGCAGGAAGTATACCTCAATGGCAGAAAGTAGTTAATTCCCTGCGCCTTAGATTGGCATTACGCCTGTCAAAAGTGGATCCGGCAATGGCTAAAACCGAAGGTGAAAAAGCGTTAAGTGATCCAGCTGGTTTAATAACTACCAATGCTGACAATTTCACCAATTCATTGAACGGTAATAAAATACCTGTTGCGCAGATTAGTTATGAATGGGATGATACCAGAATGGGTGCTCCAATGGAATCTTTTTTAATTGGTTTAAAGGACAATCGGATTTCACAGTATTATGCTCCAATGGCTACGGCTAATGCAGCATTATATGCTGATCATCCTACTATGCCTTACAAAGGAATACGGAATGGTGCTTATATTAAAGCAAAAGCGGATCACGTACCATTCTCAAAAGTTGCCGAAAGTTTCCAGACTATTCAGACCAGAAGGAATTTTACAGCGGCAGAAGTAGCTTTTCTTAAAGCAGAAGCCGGACTCAGAGGCTGGGCAGGTGCTGGCGATCCTAAAACCAATTATGAAAATGGAGTAAAATTATCCTTTTCTGATTGGGGTGCAGGTGGTGTGGATGCTTATCTTGCTGATGCCACAAGTAAACCGATTAATTATGTGGACCCTATTGACGCACGTAATAATTTTACTGCATTATCAACCATTACGGTTGCGTGGAACAATGCTGATTCTAACGAATTGAAACTGGAAAAGATCATTACCCAGAAATACCTTAATACTTTCACAAACACGTTGGAAGCCTGGGTGGATTTCAGACGTACGGGCTATCCCAAAATTCCACATGTTGCTAAGAATGACAGTAATGGAGACTGGGGTATAATTCCGGCAAATGAATGGATTAAAAGAATGCCATTCATAACTACTGAAAGAACAGGTAATACGGCTGCTGTTACAGATGCTGTATCAAAAATGGGCACAGGTGCGAAGGATGATATTGCAACACGCTTATGGTGGGATACAGGTAAAGTAGCAAACTTTTAATATCGATCCGGCTAATATTTATTGTAAAATCGGGGTGGCAGTCAGCCATCTCGATTTTTATTTTTATGAGTATACAAACGATGAATGAACGTTCGGAGAAAATATACTATTGAAGTCTCATTAAAACAGCCGAAGAATTGTTAATCTGATTTATTCTTTAACAACGTATATTTGGCTTTATTTACTGTCTGGCTTACCAGATGCTGAAAAGACTGTTGATTTGTGTTCGTAACGATTTAAATGAAAAAATACCATTACTTTATTTTCTTATTTTTTTATATTATCAGCAATAAATCCTATTCCCAGGATTTGATTGTAACAAATGTAGGTGACTCAATTGCCTGTAAAATCATTGATCAGACACAGAATTTCATTAATTTTTCTTACAGAAATAACAATTTCATTGTTGAAAAAAAGTTACGCTTGGCACATGTTAAGAGTGTCACCCGCAATTTTAATGTTAAAAAGGATTCATTTGGCAATGTACAGATTGACACAAGTCTGGTTGGTCAATACAAAACAACAAATGTAATAGCTGACACCAGCATTATTACTAATGTAGCCGACAGGGTTGAGCCAGAAACTTCTACATGGCAATTCAGTATCAATGGCGGATATGCATACAGGTTATTTAAACCTCGAATAAAATCAACTCCTTACGAAAAAGAATACATTGATAACCTCAAATCAGGATATTCCCTTGGTGCGGATCTATTCTACTTCCCATGGAAAAAAGTAGGGTTCGGTCTTAAATATGACAGATTCAACAGTAAGGGGAAAAGGGATATACGTACCAAAGATGACATTACCATTGAGTTTATGGGCGCTTCTGTCGCACACAGATTAATGTTTCAAAATAACAGGACTTCTGTGTTAACTGCTTTCTGGCTGGGTTATCAGCCGTATCGAAATGAATTCATGTTCATTGGCCAAAATTATAAATCCTACGCCAGGACAATGGGTTGGGGTGTGAGTGTAAGCCTGGATCATAGAATAACCCAAAAACTGGCCCTCAGTTTTTCGGCATCCTGTTTTATGGGTAGTTTTTACAAATATGAACAGGAGTTGAAAGGTAGCACGCGAACAATTCATTTGGCCAGAGATCGCTTCGAAGATCTTTCCCGTGCAGAATTTACCGTTGGCCTTAAATTTGTGAAATAACAGATTTTTGTAACAAAATAGTAGCCGTATAAATAATTGGATTACTTCTCCGTTTAGAAGAAAGATTTATAATTAAGTAAGGGAATATTTGGATTAATTAGTCTTGAATATGATCGTTTTGATTTTGGGCAAGAAAATTAAATCCTTAAAAGTAGATTGCCCGGTTGGCCGTCTTCATTTTAAATACTAAACCTTTGATTTTAAATCATATCATTTCTAAATCACCATTGATGAACACAATCCAGTTTTCAGGAAAACGTTCTTTTTCCTTATTTGCGCTTGCTGTTATTTTACTGATTGTCACCACAGCTGCTTTTGCCCAGTCCAAAAAGACACAGAATGTTAAAAAACCATTGGTCGTATTTGTTACCGGGGATCATGAGTACAGCGGTGAAGAAACACTCCCGATTATAGCTGCCGAACTGGAAAAAAATTACGGGATGCGGACAGCTGTCCTGAAGGCATATCCGGATCACAATTCAGAAAAGAACATTCCTGGCCTTGAAATATTACGCGAAGCGGATCTGGTTGTTTTCTATCTGCGCTGGCGTCAGTTACCGAAAGAACAGTTGGCTTTCATTGACGAATATCTGAAAAAGGGAAAGCCGGTAATGGGTTTCAGAACTACAACGCATGCATTCAATTATCCGAAAGGTGATGAAAATGAAAGATGGAATGCGTTCGGACAGTTTGCTTTAAATTCGCCTCCCGGCTGGGGCGGAACTGCGCAGCATACACATTATGGTCACAAAAGCACTACGGACGTGACTGTAATTCCTGCACAGGCACAGAACCCGATATTGACTGGTGTAGCACCTTCATTTCATGCACCATCTTGGTTGTACAGAGTATTGCCTGATTTCCCTTCAAAAGGTTCAACCTGGCTTTTAATGGGGAAATCTGTTAATCCTGATAAAAAAGCTATTGATAATCCGGTTGCCTGGACAGGTATCAATTCTTTTGGCGGAAAAGTTTTTATGACAACACTTGGGCATCCGGGAGATTTTAAATCAGAACCTTTTCAGCGACTTGTTATCAATGCAATTCACTGGGAATTGGGCATGGAAGTTCCAAAAGAATGGAAAGGGAAAATAAACATCCAGGTGCCATACAGAGAGGCAAAATAATATTTGAATATATCCTAAATCCCACTTTAAGAATATTAAATCAAGATGACTAAACCTGGAAAAATCGGAATTATTGCATTGCTAGTTGTTTTTGGACTGACCATCATTGCGTTCAGCGCTTTCAAATTCGGCCAGTCGGAGACGATACAAGTTAAGAAAGGATCACGTATTGCTTTAATCGGTAATAACCTGGGATCCAGAATGATAAATTATGACAATTTTGAAACTGAGATGAATGTCCGTTATCCTGATTTATCCTTGTATATCCGCAATATGTGTGATGGCGGCGATACGCCAGGCTTCCGGCCTCATGCCAGCAGGGATTTGCCGTGGGCATTTCCGGGAGCAG from Dyadobacter sp. NIV53 carries:
- a CDS encoding TonB-dependent receptor plug domain-containing protein, which gives rise to MKKKLHIVLPGIGFRGRGLLFMLLSMNCLAAPSFAADLGKTEGARSGKEHRMTPGLAEEIKGTVKDGKGSLIPGANILVKGSTVGTSSSADGSFSINVPDAGSVLVISSIGFVTQEVTIGNQKVIDVVLVEDATVLGEVVVTALGIQRDKKSLTYATQQIASTELTRAANTNFVDALNGKAAGIDIKVSSSGAGGSTRAVLRGNKSLQGSSEALYVIDGIPMVNNKGGQPGSYGGTDGGDGLSAINPNDIESISILRGANASILYGSQGANGVILITTKKGKEGKVSIDVNSSAVVEQVSGLPKFQYRYGSVGGDYSWTPTGTAVVKSDSYQKDYIKDFFQNGTTFNNSVSITGGNAKTSVYFSYGNVSSKGIMPTNTYNKNNFSFRQSTKLLNDKITISSGVILSSEVSKNRPGAGYYNNPLTGLYLFARDRDLNSYKNNYAVLDKERNLDKMNWYSTEEKQNNPYWELNKNPKL
- a CDS encoding SusD/RagB family nutrient-binding outer membrane lipoprotein, with protein sequence MKHIIILLVSLIAFAACTDNFVETNRNPNQISDEELLQDNNLLGSPFSVMIFNLNGHQIEEDLCADNWMGYMGTPTDFVGNVNNTTYYIRWNSFWGREYGSVMAPAKKVIENAQKYNFPMFATWAKLVRILAMSKLTAVHGPIIYSQYGSTENSIPYDKESDLYPLFFKQLDSIQTDLGANKTYTGFKKFDPTIYAGSIPQWQKVVNSLRLRLALRLSKVDPAMAKTEGEKALSDPAGLITTNADNFTNSLNGNKIPVAQISYEWDDTRMGAPMESFLIGLKDNRISQYYAPMATANAALYADHPTMPYKGIRNGAYIKAKADHVPFSKVAESFQTIQTRRNFTAAEVAFLKAEAGLRGWAGAGDPKTNYENGVKLSFSDWGAGGVDAYLADATSKPINYVDPIDARNNFTALSTITVAWNNADSNELKLEKIITQKYLNTFTNTLEAWVDFRRTGYPKIPHVAKNDSNGDWGIIPANEWIKRMPFITTERTGNTAAVTDAVSKMGTGAKDDIATRLWWDTGKVANF
- a CDS encoding ThuA domain-containing protein — translated: MNTIQFSGKRSFSLFALAVILLIVTTAAFAQSKKTQNVKKPLVVFVTGDHEYSGEETLPIIAAELEKNYGMRTAVLKAYPDHNSEKNIPGLEILREADLVVFYLRWRQLPKEQLAFIDEYLKKGKPVMGFRTTTHAFNYPKGDENERWNAFGQFALNSPPGWGGTAQHTHYGHKSTTDVTVIPAQAQNPILTGVAPSFHAPSWLYRVLPDFPSKGSTWLLMGKSVNPDKKAIDNPVAWTGINSFGGKVFMTTLGHPGDFKSEPFQRLVINAIHWELGMEVPKEWKGKINIQVPYREAK